One Streptomyces sp. NBC_01237 genomic region harbors:
- a CDS encoding DUF6879 family protein, whose protein sequence is MPSSAPSFAELLGRCERSAVHLEMRDSYATTDRFDEWKRGVRFNWADRASWWHPYDQLITDSVARGVSIRRARIICEPVTEYIRWEHYVTHANVTAGEEVRWLPRRRATDIPLPGNDFWLFDGELLRVHHFSGDGAVVEDEITSDEATVKLCSSAFEAVWERAVPHHLYAI, encoded by the coding sequence ATGCCGTCGAGCGCGCCCAGCTTCGCTGAGCTGCTCGGCCGGTGCGAGCGGTCGGCCGTCCACCTGGAGATGCGTGACTCGTACGCGACCACCGACCGGTTCGACGAGTGGAAGCGCGGCGTGCGGTTCAACTGGGCGGACCGCGCGTCCTGGTGGCACCCGTACGACCAGTTGATCACGGACTCCGTGGCGCGGGGTGTGTCGATCCGTCGGGCCCGCATCATCTGCGAGCCGGTGACGGAGTACATCCGCTGGGAGCATTACGTGACCCACGCGAACGTGACGGCGGGGGAGGAGGTCCGATGGCTGCCGCGACGACGGGCCACGGACATTCCCCTCCCTGGAAACGACTTCTGGCTCTTCGACGGTGAGCTCCTGCGGGTGCACCACTTCTCAGGGGACGGCGCGGTAGTCGAAGATGAGATCACCTCGGACGAGGCGACCGTGAAACTCTGCTCGTCGGCCTTCGAAGCCGTCTGGGAGAGAGCGGTTCCGCACCACCTGTACGCGATCTGA
- a CDS encoding methyltransferase domain-containing protein, which produces MTTPNLATSEQIAIRDLLGSVNHGMDTPLRPEWERAAWSVTRSAFIPERVYLGDQLEPCDRANDPEAWLRAVYADDSVVTQINDGEEPTDGDRWASSSASAPSIVFRMLHMLDVAPEQRVLEIGTGTGWNAGLLAYVAGSENVTTVEVDPVLASKAQERLRKSGLGVEVIAGDGAMGHADGAPYDRLVATCSVRSVPRPWLTQVKPGGVILAPWESPWICYGLLRMTVDDDGTASGRFSPHSAFMLMRQQRTNLRIFRDVVRDDHQPDESTTNLPPWQVTGDELAARFAMGLQLRDVWWTWHDNPYVEGVVSRLWLATTDATSWAAVDWDGKSDTQWTVWQQGRRRLWREVEAAHDWWALHDRPGPERFGLTVTASGGTPWLDTPEKRVPTSG; this is translated from the coding sequence GTGACGACGCCGAATCTCGCAACGTCCGAGCAGATCGCCATCCGTGATCTGCTCGGCTCAGTGAACCACGGCATGGATACGCCGTTGCGCCCTGAGTGGGAGCGAGCGGCATGGTCCGTCACTCGATCCGCTTTTATCCCTGAACGTGTCTATTTGGGTGATCAGTTGGAGCCATGCGACCGTGCCAACGATCCGGAAGCGTGGCTTCGGGCGGTGTACGCCGATGACTCCGTAGTGACGCAGATCAACGACGGTGAGGAGCCCACGGACGGAGATCGGTGGGCGTCGTCATCCGCTTCGGCTCCGTCCATCGTGTTCCGGATGCTGCACATGCTCGATGTGGCGCCGGAACAAAGAGTCCTGGAGATCGGCACCGGAACAGGGTGGAACGCGGGTCTCTTGGCCTACGTCGCCGGCTCGGAGAACGTGACGACCGTCGAAGTGGACCCCGTGTTGGCGTCCAAAGCCCAGGAACGTCTGCGGAAGTCGGGGCTCGGCGTGGAAGTCATCGCCGGGGACGGCGCTATGGGGCACGCGGACGGCGCGCCTTATGACCGGCTCGTAGCCACGTGTTCCGTGCGGTCCGTCCCTCGCCCGTGGCTCACGCAGGTGAAGCCAGGGGGCGTCATCCTCGCTCCGTGGGAGTCGCCGTGGATCTGCTACGGACTGCTGCGCATGACAGTGGACGATGATGGGACGGCTTCGGGCCGGTTCTCTCCGCACAGTGCGTTCATGCTCATGCGGCAGCAGCGGACCAACCTGCGGATTTTCCGGGACGTGGTGCGCGACGACCACCAGCCCGACGAGTCGACCACCAACCTGCCTCCGTGGCAGGTGACCGGAGACGAACTCGCCGCACGGTTCGCCATGGGGCTGCAGCTCCGTGACGTGTGGTGGACGTGGCACGACAACCCGTATGTGGAAGGGGTGGTATCCCGCCTGTGGCTCGCCACGACCGATGCCACGTCGTGGGCCGCCGTGGACTGGGACGGGAAGTCCGACACCCAGTGGACGGTGTGGCAGCAAGGCCGCCGTCGGCTCTGGCGCGAGGTGGAAGCGGCTCACGACTGGTGGGCGCTGCATGACCGTCCCGGCCCGGAACGATTCGGTCTGACGGTCACAGCCTCAGGTGGGACTCCGTGGCTGGACACCCCCGAAAAGCGCGTCCCCACGAGCGGCTGA
- a CDS encoding YbaK/EbsC family protein: MSTPDTAPDTAPATSASPFSSSEAHPRFAEALRELGLQVEVRRFPDATRTAAEAAAAVGCELSEIVKSLIFEADGVPVLVLMDGSSRVDVELVRSELGAGKVKRAGADLVRETTGYAIGGVPPFGHVTRTRVLADRGLLNHAVVWAAAGTPHTVFPLDPKTLIGHAGATVVDVREQTA; the protein is encoded by the coding sequence ATGAGCACTCCCGACACCGCGCCCGACACCGCGCCTGCGACCTCCGCCTCCCCCTTCTCCTCCTCCGAAGCCCACCCCCGATTCGCCGAGGCCCTGCGCGAGCTGGGGCTCCAGGTCGAGGTACGCCGCTTCCCGGACGCCACGCGCACCGCCGCCGAGGCCGCCGCGGCGGTGGGCTGCGAGCTCAGCGAGATCGTCAAGTCGCTGATCTTCGAGGCGGACGGGGTGCCGGTCCTGGTCCTGATGGACGGGTCGTCGCGGGTCGACGTGGAGCTCGTACGGAGCGAACTGGGCGCGGGGAAGGTCAAGCGGGCCGGGGCCGACCTGGTCCGTGAGACGACGGGGTACGCGATCGGGGGCGTACCGCCCTTCGGCCATGTGACCAGGACCCGGGTGCTGGCGGACCGCGGGCTGCTGAACCACGCGGTGGTCTGGGCGGCGGCGGGCACCCCGCACACGGTGTTCCCGCTCGACCCCAAGACCCTGATCGGCCACGCGGGCGCCACCGTGGTGGATGTGCGCGAGCAGACGGCGTGA
- a CDS encoding DMT family transporter — protein sequence MTPLVALAVLIAAVTHASWNAIAHAIKDQLVSFTLISGGGLLIGAVAALFVPFPAAEAWPYLFVSAALHVAYMLLLMRSFTLGDFGQMYPIARGTAPLVVTVLAAVFVGERPDGWATAGVAVASAGLVGLALWGIRGSGKRPHWPAILAALATGLAIAGYTTVDGVGVRASGTPLGYIAWLMILEGLAIPAYAFWRRRTALVPQLKPYAARGLLGAALSVIAYGLVLWAQTRAPLAPIAALRESSIIVGAAIGALFFKERFGTPRIAAAGLMVVGIGLMLHTS from the coding sequence GTGACCCCGCTGGTCGCCTTGGCGGTCCTGATAGCCGCGGTCACGCACGCCTCGTGGAACGCCATCGCGCACGCGATCAAGGATCAGCTGGTCTCCTTCACGCTGATCTCCGGGGGCGGCCTGCTGATCGGGGCGGTGGCCGCCCTGTTCGTCCCGTTCCCGGCGGCGGAGGCCTGGCCGTACCTCTTCGTCTCGGCCGCCCTGCATGTGGCGTACATGCTGCTGCTGATGCGGTCGTTCACGCTGGGCGACTTCGGCCAGATGTATCCGATCGCCCGGGGCACGGCCCCGCTCGTGGTGACGGTCCTGGCCGCCGTCTTCGTCGGCGAACGCCCCGACGGCTGGGCCACGGCAGGCGTCGCGGTCGCCTCGGCCGGCCTGGTCGGGCTCGCCCTGTGGGGCATCCGCGGCTCCGGGAAACGCCCCCACTGGCCGGCGATCCTGGCGGCCCTCGCGACGGGTCTGGCGATCGCCGGCTACACCACGGTGGACGGTGTCGGGGTACGCGCCTCGGGCACCCCGCTCGGCTACATCGCGTGGCTGATGATCCTGGAGGGCCTGGCCATCCCGGCGTACGCGTTCTGGCGCCGCCGCACCGCACTCGTCCCCCAGCTGAAGCCGTACGCGGCACGGGGACTGCTCGGCGCGGCCCTGTCGGTCATCGCGTACGGCCTGGTCCTGTGGGCCCAGACCAGGGCCCCGCTCGCCCCGATCGCGGCCCTGCGGGAGTCCTCGATCATCGTCGGCGCGGCCATAGGCGCCCTGTTCTTCAAGGAACGCTTCGGCACCCCGCGCATCGCCGCCGCCGGTCTGATGGTGGTCGGCATCGGCCTGATGCTGCACACGAGTTGA
- a CDS encoding MepB family protein: MTTNHEEPPEIPSSDPAPWSSGAPLHDDLLAAKERVYDPCGFHCSRPVAEAESAEYGAYGFTLDGASVRFRAARTTPKKAGQFVTLWKRSGDGPIQPFDAEDGIDLFVISTRDDRRFGQFVFPREVLRDRDIVSRNGTGGKRGFRVYPPWATTTNRQAGSTQTWQLNHFLTVGEDGPVDTGRARALYHP, from the coding sequence ATGACGACGAACCACGAGGAACCCCCGGAAATCCCTTCCTCGGACCCTGCGCCCTGGTCCTCCGGGGCCCCGCTCCACGACGATCTCCTCGCGGCGAAGGAGCGGGTGTACGACCCCTGCGGATTCCACTGCTCACGGCCGGTGGCGGAGGCGGAGAGCGCCGAGTACGGGGCGTACGGATTCACGCTGGACGGTGCCTCCGTCAGGTTCCGCGCGGCCAGGACGACCCCGAAGAAGGCCGGTCAGTTCGTCACCCTGTGGAAGAGGTCCGGGGACGGCCCGATCCAGCCCTTCGACGCCGAGGACGGCATCGACCTGTTCGTCATCAGCACCCGCGACGACCGGCGCTTCGGCCAGTTCGTCTTCCCGCGTGAGGTGCTCCGCGACCGGGACATCGTGTCGAGGAACGGTACGGGCGGGAAGCGCGGGTTCCGCGTCTACCCGCCATGGGCGACGACGACGAACCGCCAGGCGGGCAGTACGCAGACCTGGCAGCTGAACCACTTCCTGACGGTCGGCGAGGACGGTCCGGTCGACACCGGGCGCGCTCGGGCGCTGTATCACCCCTGA
- a CDS encoding SDR family NAD(P)-dependent oxidoreductase, with amino-acid sequence MTPARFDGHSVLITGAGQGIGAATARRLAAEGAAVLVTDLDAARAGNTAAEIREAGGTAESLACDVGDRRAVEAAVAHAVTAFGRLDVLVNNAYSAGTDTALFEDETDEAWQRDLDITLTGPYRTSRAALPHLVASGRGAIVNIGSVNGEQDFGGHAYSAAKAGLASLTRTLAGHAGPRGVRVNLVAPGTIRTAAWAGRDADLDRISALYPLGRIGEPDDIASAVAFLASHETSWITGTTLRVDGGLLAVNTGFRKAVSEG; translated from the coding sequence ATGACTCCTGCACGTTTCGATGGTCACAGTGTCCTCATCACCGGCGCCGGCCAGGGCATCGGCGCGGCGACCGCCCGCCGCCTGGCCGCCGAAGGCGCGGCCGTACTCGTCACCGACCTGGACGCCGCCCGCGCGGGGAACACGGCCGCGGAGATACGCGAGGCGGGCGGCACCGCCGAGTCGCTGGCCTGCGACGTGGGCGACCGCCGGGCGGTCGAGGCGGCCGTCGCCCACGCGGTCACCGCCTTCGGCCGCCTGGACGTGCTGGTCAACAACGCCTACTCGGCCGGAACGGACACCGCGCTCTTCGAGGACGAGACGGACGAGGCCTGGCAGCGCGACCTCGACATCACCCTGACCGGCCCGTACCGCACCTCCCGCGCCGCCCTGCCGCACCTGGTGGCCTCGGGCCGGGGCGCGATCGTCAACATCGGCTCGGTCAACGGCGAACAGGACTTCGGCGGCCACGCCTACAGCGCCGCCAAGGCGGGCCTCGCCAGCCTGACCCGCACCCTGGCGGGCCACGCGGGCCCGCGAGGCGTCCGCGTCAACCTGGTCGCCCCCGGCACGATCCGCACCGCCGCCTGGGCGGGCCGCGACGCCGACCTGGACCGGATCAGCGCCCTCTACCCCCTCGGCCGCATCGGCGAACCCGACGACATCGCGTCCGCCGTCGCCTTCCTCGCCTCCCACGAGACGTCCTGGATCACGGGCACGACCCTGCGCGTCGACGGCGGCCTGCTCGCCGTGAACACGGGCTTCCGGAAGGCGGTCTCGGAGGGGTAG
- a CDS encoding serine hydrolase domain-containing protein, with protein MDVRGMVAPGFEPVGDAFVRNFEQRGERGAAVTVYRAGRKVVDLWAGTRDVDGTEPWAVDTVQVVRSAGKGIAAAVPLLLHQRGQVDLDAPVGTYWPEFKANGKERVLVRDLLAHRAGVPALDRALTPEEAADGTSGPRAVAAQRPQWEPGTDHGYHAQTYSWLIGELVRRATGRTIGRWIAEEIARPLGLDFWFGLPADEAHRIGRIGPVEPPPVEVNGGTLRVRPKRSVADAYRDPDSLTRRAFGAIDPFPDENDPGYRAAELPASNGIATARALARCYAAMIGEVDGHRLFAPATLTLARTEESAGPDRVLVVNTRFGLGYMLHGPAAPLLAPGSFGHPGRGGSLGFADPESGIALGYVTNGLQKGVTADPRAQALVRAVRSAL; from the coding sequence GTGGACGTACGGGGCATGGTGGCACCCGGATTCGAACCGGTTGGGGACGCTTTCGTCCGTAACTTCGAACAGCGCGGAGAGCGCGGTGCGGCCGTCACGGTGTACCGCGCCGGGCGCAAGGTGGTCGATCTGTGGGCCGGTACGCGGGATGTCGACGGCACCGAACCGTGGGCCGTCGACACCGTGCAGGTCGTCCGCTCGGCCGGTAAGGGCATCGCCGCCGCCGTACCGCTGCTGCTCCACCAGCGCGGGCAGGTCGACCTGGACGCCCCGGTCGGCACGTACTGGCCGGAGTTCAAGGCGAACGGCAAGGAACGGGTCCTCGTCCGCGACCTCCTCGCCCACCGGGCCGGAGTGCCCGCCCTGGACCGCGCGCTGACCCCCGAGGAGGCCGCCGACGGGACGTCCGGGCCGCGTGCCGTCGCCGCCCAGCGCCCGCAGTGGGAGCCCGGCACCGACCACGGCTATCACGCCCAGACCTACAGCTGGCTCATCGGCGAACTGGTGCGCAGGGCCACCGGCCGGACCATCGGCCGCTGGATCGCCGAGGAGATCGCCCGCCCGCTCGGCCTGGACTTCTGGTTCGGGCTCCCGGCCGACGAGGCCCACCGCATCGGCCGCATCGGACCGGTCGAACCCCCGCCCGTCGAGGTCAACGGCGGCACCCTGCGCGTGCGACCCAAGCGGTCCGTCGCCGACGCCTACCGTGACCCGGACTCCCTCACCCGCCGGGCGTTCGGGGCCATCGACCCGTTCCCCGACGAGAACGACCCCGGCTACCGGGCCGCCGAACTCCCCGCCTCCAACGGCATCGCCACCGCCCGCGCACTGGCCCGCTGCTACGCCGCGATGATCGGCGAGGTCGACGGCCACCGGCTGTTCGCCCCGGCCACGCTCACCCTCGCCCGCACCGAGGAGTCGGCGGGACCGGACCGGGTCCTGGTCGTGAACACCCGCTTCGGCCTCGGCTACATGCTGCACGGCCCGGCCGCCCCGCTGCTGGCCCCCGGCTCCTTCGGACACCCCGGGCGGGGCGGCTCGCTGGGATTCGCCGACCCCGAATCGGGCATCGCCCTGGGCTATGTGACGAACGGTCTGCAGAAGGGAGTCACCGCCGACCCCCGTGCCCAGGCACTGGTCAGAGCAGTACGGTCGGCCCTATGA
- a CDS encoding energy-coupling factor ABC transporter ATP-binding protein: MSSPPTAPAPSLEVSGLAYAYPDGHQALFGVDLTVARGERVALLGPNGAGKTTLVLHLNGILDAGAGTVHVAGLPVAKRNLAEIRRRVGIVFQDPDDQLFMPTVREDVAFGPAAAGLRGPELEERVRFALRQVGMEEYAGRPPHHLSFGQRRRVAVATVLAMRPEILVLDEPSSNLDPASRRELADILRSLDVTVLMVTHDLPYALELCPRAVILSEGVIAADDRTQDLLCDDQLMRAHRLELPFGFDPRSVSVNRG; encoded by the coding sequence ATGAGCAGCCCGCCCACCGCCCCCGCGCCGTCCCTCGAAGTCAGCGGACTCGCCTACGCCTACCCCGACGGCCACCAGGCCCTCTTCGGCGTCGACCTCACCGTCGCCCGCGGCGAACGGGTCGCGCTCCTCGGCCCCAACGGAGCGGGCAAGACCACCCTCGTCCTCCACCTCAACGGCATCCTCGACGCGGGCGCGGGCACCGTGCACGTCGCCGGACTCCCCGTCGCGAAGCGGAACCTCGCCGAGATCCGCCGCCGCGTCGGCATCGTCTTCCAGGACCCCGACGACCAGCTGTTCATGCCGACCGTCCGCGAGGACGTCGCCTTCGGGCCCGCCGCCGCGGGGCTGCGCGGCCCCGAACTGGAGGAGCGGGTCCGCTTCGCGCTCCGGCAGGTGGGCATGGAGGAGTACGCGGGCCGCCCGCCGCACCACCTGTCCTTCGGGCAGCGCCGCCGCGTCGCCGTGGCCACCGTGCTCGCGATGCGGCCGGAGATCCTCGTCCTGGACGAGCCCTCCTCCAACCTCGACCCGGCCTCGCGCCGCGAACTCGCCGACATCCTGCGCTCCTTGGACGTCACCGTGCTCATGGTCACCCACGACCTGCCGTACGCCCTGGAACTCTGCCCGCGCGCCGTCATCCTCAGCGAGGGCGTCATCGCCGCCGACGACCGTACGCAGGATCTGCTCTGCGACGATCAACTGATGCGCGCACACCGGCTGGAGCTGCCGTTCGGGTTCGATCCGCGTTCCGTGTCCGTGAACAGGGGTTGA
- the cbiQ gene encoding cobalt ECF transporter T component CbiQ yields MGAGHAHKLYRHGHSPVHGLPPHCKLAAVFCFVVVVVSTPREAVWAFALYAALLAVVAAVARIPAGFLLKRLLIEVPFVAFALLMPFVVPGEQTGVLGVSVSVPGLWGAWNVLAKGTLGVAASVILASTTELRSLLLGLQLLRMPPLLVQIASFMIRYGDVVTGEMRRMSIARRSRGFEARGVRHWSVLAKSAGALFIRSYERGERVHLAMVSRGYTGTMPVIDEVTASRTQWAYASVLPAFALVICLLGWSL; encoded by the coding sequence ATGGGCGCCGGTCACGCGCACAAGCTCTACCGGCACGGGCACTCGCCCGTCCACGGCCTGCCCCCGCACTGCAAGCTCGCCGCCGTCTTCTGCTTCGTCGTCGTGGTCGTCTCCACGCCGCGCGAGGCGGTCTGGGCCTTCGCGCTGTACGCGGCCCTGCTCGCCGTCGTCGCCGCGGTGGCCCGCATCCCCGCCGGTTTCCTGCTGAAGCGGCTGCTCATCGAGGTGCCGTTCGTCGCGTTCGCGCTGCTCATGCCCTTCGTGGTGCCCGGCGAGCAGACCGGCGTCCTCGGTGTCTCCGTCAGCGTCCCCGGTCTCTGGGGCGCCTGGAACGTCCTCGCCAAGGGCACCCTCGGCGTCGCAGCCTCCGTGATCCTCGCCTCCACCACCGAACTGCGGTCCCTGCTGCTCGGCCTCCAGCTGCTGAGAATGCCTCCGCTGCTGGTCCAGATCGCGTCCTTCATGATCCGGTACGGGGACGTCGTCACCGGTGAGATGCGGCGCATGTCGATCGCCCGCCGCTCACGGGGCTTCGAAGCACGCGGCGTACGCCATTGGAGTGTCCTCGCCAAGTCCGCGGGCGCCCTGTTCATCCGGTCCTACGAGCGCGGCGAGCGCGTCCACCTCGCGATGGTCAGCCGCGGCTACACCGGCACCATGCCGGTCATCGACGAGGTGACGGCCTCCCGGACCCAGTGGGCGTACGCCTCGGTGCTGCCCGCGTTCGCCCTCGTCATCTGTCTGCTGGGATGGTCCCTATGA
- a CDS encoding energy-coupling factor ABC transporter permease, giving the protein MHVPDGFINAPVSVAAGVVAAGAVAVSLRGARRELDERTAPLAGLVAAFIFAVQMLNFPVAAGTSGHLLGGALAAILVGPYTGVLCIAVVLLMQGILFADGGLTALGVNITVMGVVTVIVAYALFRGLTGILPRTRRSATVSAFVAALVSVPAAACAFTLIYWIGGTTDIPIGKVLTAMVGVHVLIGIGEAVITALTVGAVIAVRPDLVHAARGLAAPLKLRVDGELIDAPSAAPSPSGALSPSGAATPAAARSTRKVWATGLVTALVLAGFVSFYASASPDGLEKVAADKGIDKKAEEHAASDSPLADYGVRDVTDARISGGLAGVIGVSATVVVGSGVFWAVRRRRTHGSDTPAAAHHAGENA; this is encoded by the coding sequence ATGCATGTACCCGACGGATTCATCAACGCACCCGTCTCCGTGGCCGCGGGAGTCGTCGCCGCGGGCGCCGTCGCCGTCAGCCTCCGAGGTGCCCGCCGCGAACTGGACGAGCGCACCGCCCCCCTCGCGGGCCTGGTGGCCGCCTTCATCTTCGCCGTGCAGATGCTGAACTTCCCGGTCGCGGCGGGTACCAGCGGCCATCTGCTGGGCGGGGCGCTGGCCGCGATCCTGGTCGGGCCGTACACCGGGGTGCTCTGTATCGCCGTCGTCCTGCTGATGCAGGGCATCCTCTTCGCGGACGGCGGCCTCACCGCGCTCGGGGTGAACATCACGGTGATGGGCGTGGTCACCGTGATCGTCGCGTACGCCCTGTTCCGGGGCCTGACCGGGATCCTGCCGCGCACCCGCCGCTCGGCCACGGTCTCCGCCTTCGTCGCCGCCCTGGTCTCCGTACCCGCCGCGGCCTGCGCCTTCACGCTCATCTACTGGATCGGCGGCACCACCGACATCCCGATCGGCAAGGTGCTCACCGCGATGGTCGGGGTGCATGTGCTGATCGGTATCGGTGAGGCCGTGATCACCGCGCTGACGGTGGGCGCCGTCATCGCCGTACGCCCCGATCTCGTGCACGCCGCCCGCGGGCTCGCCGCCCCGCTCAAGCTCCGCGTCGACGGCGAGCTGATCGACGCCCCGTCCGCGGCGCCGTCACCGTCCGGAGCCCTGTCCCCCTCCGGCGCCGCCACCCCGGCCGCCGCCCGGTCCACGCGCAAGGTCTGGGCCACCGGCCTGGTCACCGCCCTCGTCCTCGCGGGCTTCGTCTCCTTCTACGCCTCCGCCAGCCCCGACGGCCTGGAGAAGGTCGCCGCCGACAAGGGCATCGACAAGAAGGCCGAGGAGCACGCAGCCTCGGACTCCCCGCTCGCCGACTACGGCGTCAGGGACGTCACCGACGCCCGGATCTCCGGGGGCCTCGCCGGAGTGATCGGAGTGAGTGCCACGGTCGTCGTCGGCAGCGGCGTCTTCTGGGCCGTACGCCGTCGCCGTACCCACGGTTCCGACACCCCCGCCGCCGCCCACCACGCCGGGGAGAACGCCTGA
- a CDS encoding MMPL family transporter, whose amino-acid sequence MATFLYKLGRLAFRRRRYVALVWVALLALAGFGAASASTATSSSFSIPGTEAQKAFDLLEQRFPGSSADGATARVVFTAPDGQKVTDAANKAEVKDIVGELKSGSDQIASVADPYTANAVSKDGSTAYISVSYKVNSMELTDPTREALEDAGAAAEKSGMTVAIGGDALQVMPETGATEIIGVAIAAVVLVITFGSLIAAGLPLLTALIGVGIGVSTITALANVLDLGSTTSTLAMMIGLAVGIDYALFIVSRYRAELAEGREREEAAGRAVGTAGSAVVFAGLTVVIALVGLAVVNIPMLSKMGFAAAGTVAIAVLIALTLVPAMLGFAGKRVMGRKARKAAEAENRPDAKPNMGTRWARFVLRRPVWVLLAGVIGLGVIAVPAASLEMGLPDDGSQPKSTTQRQAYDALSDGFGPGFNGPLMVVVDTKNSSDGKTAVNQVSQEIESMPHVVAVSPAAFNKAGDTATITVIAQDRPSSVETENVVHAIRDAGADIKSDSGAEVLVTGATAMNIDFSQKMNDALLPYLALVVGLAFLLLMLVFRSVLVPLKAALGFLLSVVAALGAVVAVFQWGWLGSLFGVEQTGPIMSMMPIFMVGVVFGLAMDYEVFLVTRMREAYVHGESPGQAIVTGFKHGARVVTAAAVIMMAVFAGFIGASEQMIKMIGFSLAIAVFFDAFVVRMAIVPAVLALLGKRAWWLPRWLDRALPNVDVEGEGLRKQLSDAPESSQGGSGGDGDGERELTRV is encoded by the coding sequence GTGGCCACATTCCTCTACAAGCTCGGACGGCTCGCCTTCCGGCGCCGCCGCTATGTCGCCCTCGTCTGGGTGGCGCTGCTGGCACTCGCCGGATTCGGTGCCGCCTCCGCTTCCACCGCCACCTCCAGCTCCTTCTCGATTCCGGGTACGGAGGCCCAGAAGGCCTTCGACCTGCTGGAACAGCGCTTCCCGGGCAGCAGCGCCGACGGCGCGACAGCCCGCGTCGTCTTCACCGCACCCGACGGACAGAAGGTGACCGACGCCGCCAACAAGGCCGAGGTCAAGGACATCGTCGGCGAGCTGAAGTCCGGCTCGGACCAGATCGCCTCGGTCGCCGACCCGTACACCGCCAACGCCGTCAGCAAGGACGGCTCCACGGCGTACATCTCGGTCTCCTACAAGGTCAACTCGATGGAGCTGACCGACCCGACCCGTGAGGCCCTGGAGGACGCGGGGGCGGCCGCCGAGAAGAGCGGGATGACCGTGGCGATCGGCGGTGACGCGCTCCAGGTGATGCCGGAGACCGGCGCCACCGAGATCATCGGGGTCGCCATCGCCGCGGTGGTGCTGGTCATCACGTTCGGCTCGCTGATCGCCGCCGGGCTGCCGCTGCTCACCGCGCTCATCGGCGTCGGCATCGGGGTCTCGACGATCACGGCGCTGGCGAACGTACTGGACCTGGGCTCCACCACCTCGACGCTCGCGATGATGATCGGCCTCGCGGTCGGCATCGACTACGCGCTCTTCATCGTCTCCCGCTACCGCGCCGAACTGGCCGAGGGCCGGGAGCGCGAGGAAGCCGCCGGGCGGGCCGTCGGCACGGCCGGTTCCGCGGTCGTCTTCGCGGGCCTGACCGTGGTCATCGCCCTGGTGGGCCTGGCCGTCGTGAACATCCCGATGCTGTCGAAGATGGGCTTCGCCGCCGCCGGTACGGTCGCCATCGCCGTCCTCATCGCGCTCACCCTGGTCCCGGCGATGCTGGGCTTCGCGGGCAAGCGGGTCATGGGGCGCAAGGCGCGCAAGGCCGCCGAGGCGGAGAACCGTCCCGATGCCAAGCCGAACATGGGCACCCGGTGGGCGCGGTTCGTGCTGCGCAGGCCGGTGTGGGTGCTGCTGGCCGGTGTCATCGGCCTCGGCGTCATCGCCGTACCGGCCGCGTCGCTGGAGATGGGCCTGCCGGACGACGGCTCCCAGCCGAAGAGCACCACGCAGCGTCAGGCGTACGACGCGCTCTCCGACGGCTTCGGCCCCGGGTTCAACGGGCCGCTGATGGTCGTCGTCGACACGAAGAACAGCTCGGACGGCAAGACCGCGGTCAACCAGGTCTCCCAGGAGATCGAGTCCATGCCGCACGTCGTCGCCGTCAGCCCGGCCGCCTTCAACAAGGCGGGCGACACCGCGACCATCACCGTCATCGCACAGGACCGGCCCAGCTCCGTCGAGACGGAGAACGTGGTCCACGCCATCCGTGACGCGGGTGCCGACATCAAGAGCGACTCCGGTGCCGAGGTGCTGGTCACCGGTGCCACCGCGATGAACATCGACTTCTCGCAGAAGATGAACGACGCGCTGCTGCCCTACCTGGCGCTCGTCGTGGGTCTGGCCTTCCTGCTCCTGATGCTGGTGTTCCGCTCGGTCCTGGTGCCGCTGAAGGCGGCCCTCGGCTTCCTGCTCTCGGTCGTCGCGGCACTCGGCGCGGTCGTCGCGGTCTTCCAGTGGGGCTGGCTCGGTTCGCTCTTCGGCGTCGAGCAGACCGGCCCGATCATGTCGATGATGCCGATCTTCATGGTCGGTGTGGTCTTCGGTCTCGCCATGGACTACGAGGTCTTCCTCGTCACCCGGATGCGGGAGGCGTACGTCCACGGGGAGAGCCCCGGCCAGGCCATCGTGACCGGCTTCAAGCACGGCGCACGGGTGGTCACGGCCGCGGCCGTGATCATGATGGCGGTCTTCGCCGGCTTCATCGGAGCCAGCGAACAGATGATCAAGATGATCGGCTTCTCGCTCGCCATCGCCGTCTTCTTCGACGCCTTCGTGGTGCGGATGGCGATCGTGCCCGCGGTGCTGGCGCTGCTCGGCAAGCGTGCCTGGTGGCTGCCGCGCTGGCTGGACCGCGCGCTGCCCAACGTGGACGTGGAGGGCGAGGGCCTGCGCAAGCAGCTCTCCGACGCTCCGGAGTCCTCGCAGGGCGGGTCCGGCGGCGACGGCGACGGTGAGCGTGAGCTGACCCGCGTCTGA